The window GATCAATGCCAAGTGGCTCCCCTCCGCGCCCTCTGCGTCCTCCGTGGTGAATCTCCTTCGCCGGTTCGCCGCTTCGCTGGCTCGACGGTTTGCCTCCCCTCGCCCTTCCATTGACAAAAAGCATCACTTTGCGTCTTGGCGTCTTGGCGTGCCCATCGGCTAGCGTCCTCGCGCGCCGCCGCCCGCCGCATCGTCGTAGTTTGCCCGGATCGCCGCCAGCGTCTCATGGAACCGCGCCACAAGCCAGTCGGGGCGGATGAGCCGGGCGCTCTCGCGGAACGAAAACACCCAGGCCAGCAGCTCCCACTCCGACGTGCAGGCGAAGGCGAGGCGCAGCACGTCCGGCGCGGTCCACTCGAGGCGCTGGTTCGGGCTCCAGGTCCGCTCGGCGGCGTAGCGCGCCGCCGAGCCGCGCAGCTCGATCTCCGCCTCGAACGGCTCCCCCTTGATCACGCCGAAGTGGCGGTTGAACACGGCGTCGAAGTCGTAGTCGCGGGGGAACGCGTAGCGCCGCTCCGTGAGCGTCGCGGCGCGGATCCGGTGCACGGCGAGCAGCGGATCGTACTCCGACGTCCGCACCCGCTGGCCGGGCCGGCGCGCCAGGCGCGCGTGCAGGTACATCGCCTCGCGGTGGGAGAAGAGCTTGAGCGGCTTCACGCAGAGCGCCTTCGGCCGCGGCTCGTCCAGCGCCTGGTACTCCAGCGCCACGATCCGCCGCTCCTCCAGCCCCTGGACGATGGTCC is drawn from Acidobacteriota bacterium and contains these coding sequences:
- a CDS encoding WYL domain-containing protein — translated: MGSKQDPHRSYGQKIITLFVKLLFTRDEYSLGELARQLSCSKQSVLRLLDDLQRAHRLELEERREGNRKYIRLRRPERIPPAMTLSDSEYNLLLMCRDFTAHLLGAEMFAEATRALEKSQALLAGDGRRSDGHFAVFRPGTIDYTPQQGAIRTIVQGLEERRIVALEYQALDEPRPKALCVKPLKLFSHREAMYLHARLARRPGQRVRTSEYDPLLAVHRIRAATLTERRYAFPRDYDFDAVFNRHFGVIKGEPFEAEIELRGSAARYAAERTWSPNQRLEWTAPDVLRLAFACTSEWELLAWVFSFRESARLIRPDWLVARFHETLAAIRANYDDAAGGGARGR